The sequence TGATCGGTAATGGCGATGCGGTGCGCGCGCCCCTCGGCTACGCGGTCCAGCGCGCTACGCCCCGGCCCATAGATGCCGGGAAGGCGGAACACCCGGACCCGCGCGTCCAGCGCCTGCCAGCCGAGGTCCGCTTCTGCCCGCGCCGTGCGCCGCCCCTGCCCGACGGGCGCGCTCTCATCGACCCAAGCCCCGCCCGCATCCCCATAGACTCCGGTTGAGGAAAGATAGCCGACCCACCGCGCGCCACAGCCCACGATATCCGCGCCATAGGCCTCCAGCACCGCATCGCCGCCGCCGCGCACTGGCGGGACCGATGACAGCACATGCGTTGCCGACGCCAACGCGCCGCGCAACGCAGCGCGATCGGCAAAGGCGATGTCGCCCGCGCTGCCTGTGCCGCGCACACGCCATCCAGCCGCGCGCAACCGCGCCGCCAGCACTTGCGCGGTGTATCCCATTCCGAAAATCAACATGTCGTTCATCGAAACACCCATAACCGCGATTGCCGCATGCGCCACGGGTTCCTAAGTTGGTACCATGAACGATCTTTCCAGCGCACCATTCGCACCGCCGCCCGTGACTCACCGCGCGGACTACCGCCCGCCCGAATGGCTGGTGCCGGAAATCGCACTGGATTTCGCGCTCAGCCTTAGTGCGACGGCAGTGCAGTCCACGCTCAAGGTGGGCAAGAATCCGGCGGGAGAAGGCTCTTCGCAGCTGCGTCTGAATGGTGACTCGCTTGAGCCCAAGGCAGTGACGGTCGATGGCCACCCGCATAACGACTGGCACATGGACGGCACCGACCTCGTGATTGAGCTTCCCGGCGACGCGCACGATGTCGGCATCGAAACCCTGCTCGATCCCTCCGCCAACACCCAGCTTTCCGGCCTCTACGCCTCGAACGGGTTGCTCTGCACCCAGTGCGAGGCCGAGGGCTTCCGCCGCATCACCTTCTTCCCCGACCGGCCCGACGTGCTCTCGGTCTATTCGGTGCGGATGAGCGGCGACAAGGGGGCGTTCCCGGTCCTCCTCTCCAACGGCAATCCCACTGCCTCGGGCGAGGGCGAAAACGGCACGCACTGGGCCGAATGGCACGATCCTTGGCCCAAACCTTCGTATCTCTTCGCACTGGTCGCGGGCGATCTCGTCGCCAATCGCGACAGTTTCACAACGATTTCAGGGCGTAAGGTCAACCTAGCGATCTACGTCCGCGCGGGCGACGAAGAGCGCACCGCCCATGCCATGCGCTCGCTCATCGCCTCGATGAAGTGGGACGAGGATGTCTATGGCCGCGAGTATGATCTCGATGATTTCAACATCGTCGCGGTCAGCGATTTCAACGCGGGCGCGATGGAGAACAAGGGACTTAACGTATTCAATACACGGTATATTCTGGCGGATCCCGAAACCGCGACCGATGGCGATTACGACGCGGTCGAGGGCGTGGTCGCGCACGAATATTTCCATAACTGGTCAGGCAACCGCGTCACCTGCCGTGACTGGTTCCAGCTGAGCCTCAAGGAAGGCTTTACTGTCCTTAGAGATCAACAGTTTAGCGCGGATCGCGGGTCTGCGCCGGTCAAACGGATCGAGGATGTGCGGATTTTGCGCGCGGCGCAGTTCCCCGAGGATTCGGGGCCGCTGGCGCACCCGATCCGCCCCGATTCCTATCAGGAAATCAGCAACTTCTATACCGCCACCGTCTACAACAAGGGCGCCGAAGTCATCCGCATGATGACCGTGCTGACCGGCATGGAGCGCTTCCTGAAGGGCACGACGCTTTACTTCGACCGCCACGATGGCGAGGCGGCGACCTGCGAAGACTTCGTCCAAGCCATTGAAGACGGTGCGGAAATCGACCTCAAGCAGTTCCGCCGCTGGTACGAACAGGCTGGCACCCCAAAGGTGGGTGTTACCATGGGGTACGAGGGGGGTTCCGGGGGGGGTAAGGTCACCCTGACGCTGTCTCAGACGATGAATCCCACCCCCGGCCAGCCCGTCAAGCAGCCGATGGTCATCCCTCTGCGCACGGCGCTGTTCGACCGCGCCAGCGGCAAGCACAGTGGCGAGCAATTGCTTGTCCTGACCGAGCCGACCCAGACCTTCACTTTCGATGGCTTCATCGCCACACCAGTCCTCTCGATCAACCGCGGCTTCTCCGCGCCAGTAGAGATCACCGCACCGATCACCGCGGACGATCTCGTGTTCCTCGCCGCGCATGATGACGATCCCTTCGCGCGTTATGAGGCGATGCAGCAACTGATCGTGCGGCACCTTGTCGCCGCGATCTCGGGCGTTATCTCCGATGCCGAGCGTGCTGCCGGGCGTGCCGCGATTGGCGATGCCATGGGCGCGATTCTGGATGACGCCGCGCTGGACGATCTGATGCGCGGCGAACTGCTGATCCTGCCGGGCGAGGCCTATCTTGCCGAGCAACTCACCCGCGCCGACCCCACGCGCATCTTCGCCGAACGCGAAAGTCTCAAGCGCTGGCTGGGCGAGACGCTCAAGGCCAAGTGGCTGGCGCTTCACGACCGCTGCAGCGCGGTGCCCTACAGCCTCGATGCCGCAGCCCGCGGCGCGCGCAAGCTGAAGACGCAGGCGCTGGTCTATCTCGCGCCCGCAGACCCTGCCGAGGCCGCAGCGCGCGCCAAGGCGCAATACGATGCCGCCACCAACATGACCGATCGCCAGTCCGCGCTGATGGTCCTGTGCAGCCTCGACGCACCCGAGCGCGAAGTGGCGCTGGCCGATTTCCATGCACGCTTCGATGGCAACATGCTGGTGATCGACAAGTGGTTCTCGCTTCAGGCGGGATCGCTGCATCCGGGTGCCACGAGCCACGTCAAGGCGCTTGCCCAGCATCCCGACTTCACCATGACCAACCCCAACCGCGTGCGCGCGTTGTGGATGGCCTATGCGGTCAATGCGCAGGCGTTCCACAAGGAGGGCGGCGAAGGCTACCGCCTGATCGCCGACCTGATCCTCAAGCTCGATCCGATCAACGGCAATGTCGCCGCGCGTTTCGTTTCGTCGCTTGGCCGGTGGAAGAAGGTGGACGAGGGCCGCGCCGCGCTGATGCGAGCGGAACTGGAGCGCATCGCCGCCGAACCCAGCCTGTCACGCGATGTGCGCGAGCAGGTGACGAAGAGCCTTGAGGCCTGAGGGTGGCAGAGTGAGCGCCCATGCACTGACCCATCCCCTGCTGAACGGCGCGGCGCATGGCTTCCTTGGCCGTCGCGGCGGGGTAAGCACGGGCGACCTTGCCGGGCTGAACGTCAGCTATAGCGAGGATGATCCGGCGCTTACCTCTGAAAACCGCGCCCTCGCGGTGGAGGCGGTGTTGCCGGGCGCGCGCCTGCAGACCTGTTACCAGATCCATTCGGCGGATGTGGTTACGGTGTCCGAGCCTTGGGCCGATGCCGACCGCCCCAGGGCGGATGCGCTGGTGACGGACCGCCCCGGCGTGGTTCTGGGCGTGCTGACGGCGGACTGCGCGCCGGTGCTGTTCCTCGACGCGCAAGCAGGCGTGATCGGTGCAGCGCATGCAGGCTGGAAAGGCGCGTTCACCGGGGTCACCGATGCGACGCTGGACGCGATGCAAGCCTTGGGCGCGGCGCGCGCGAACATCGCCGCCGTGGTCGGCCCGTGCATCGCGCAGAAAAGCTACGAGGTGGACGCAGGGTTCGAGACCCGCTTCCTCGAACAGGCGCCCGAGAACGAACGCTTCTTCCGCGCCGGGTCCGAGGGCCACGCGTGGTTCGATCTCGAAGGCTACGTCGCGTCGCGTCTGCGCGATGCGGGTGTAGGCAAGGTCGGCATGCTGGGCGAGGACACCTATGCGCAAGAGGCGCGCTTCTATTCCTTCCGCCGCGCCACGCATCGCAAGGAACCGGGCTACGGACGGCAGATCTCGCTGATCGGCCTGCGCCCGGCCTGAAGCTGGTGACCCTGCCCATCCTCTACAGCTTCCGCCGCTGCCCCTATGCCATGCGCGCAAGGCTGGCCTTGGCGGTCAGCGGGACGGTGTGCGAGCTGCGCGAGGTGAAGCTTTCCGCCAAGCCCGCCGCCATGCTCGCCGCCTCGCCCAAGGGCACGGTGCCGGTGCTGGTCCTGCCCGATGGTACGGTGATCGACCAGAGCCTCGACGTGATGCGCTGGGCGCTGGCGCAAAGCGATCCCGAAGGCTGGCTGAGCCGCGACGATCCCGCGCTGATCGAACGCAATGACGGCGCGTTCAAGCATGACCTTGACCGGTACAAATATCCTGAGCGGCATGGCTCTGACGCGCTGGCGCATCGGACAAGCGGCATAGCCTTCCTGCGCGATCTGGACGCGCGGCTGGCTGTTCACGGGCAGCTGAACGGGGAGGAGCGCGGACTGGCCGATATGGCGATTATGCCGTTCGTGCGCCAGTTCGCCAGTGTGGATGCGGTGTGGTTTGCCGGACTTGATCTGCCGCATGTGCAGCGCTGGCTGGGGGGCCATGTGGAGTCTGCGCTGTTCGCTGCGGTGATGGGGAAGTTTCCGCCTTGGGCTGAGGGTGATGCGGTGGTTCGGGTGGAAATATCAACTTCCTCCGTAGGTTAAGTATTGCCGGTCATGAACCTTGCAGCCGCAAAAATGATATGCGAATTCTTGGACAATAAAACGGGGGAGGCGAGCTGTGGGGATGTTGAATTTTCGTCATTTTTTGGCGCTTACTGCTTTATCGACGCTAGCTTCTTGCGGCGGTGGATCTGGTAGTACGCCAGTTGTGGTTCCCTCGCCCACTCCAACACCTTCACCTGCGCCAACACCGACACCGACACCGACACCGACAGTTTCTGCGGGCGGAAGAATTTACGTAGCTTCCCCGTTGGTGGGACGTGTCGATTTCGCAAATTCGATTGTGCGGGCAGATGGTGCAGTACAAGGCCTTTCTTCCCGCGAAGGGCAGTATTTTCCCGGCTATCGCAATGCCATCTCGGGCTATCAGGGTTTTGGTGCTGGCGGTGATGCCAGCCGCGACAATTCGGACAAATTCAAAATAGTTACTGCGCTTGATACACAAACCGCGGTGCTGGTTTGGCTGCAAACCACACCCGCCTACAAGATGGTAACGCCAGTAACGTCGCGGCTTTATGCCACAGGCAGTGATTCAGGTAAGCTGAAGACTCAGTTGGGCATATCTGGCAGCCTGTTTGGGATGGTCAGCAATCCTGATCTTTCCACTTATGACGCGATTGCGGAGGCCGCTTCAGGAGATGGGGCACGCGCCGCCGATGCTGCCCGGATGGCGGCTGCAAACGTTCGGGTTTTGGCGATCAACGCGGGATTATCGGCCATTGCCTATAGAGATGACCTGCTAATTGGCGGCGTTTCTATTGGTTTCAATGACGGGGGCGAAGCGCACCTATCGCGTTGCCTTCGGGATGCGCCGAATCAATTCATCTTCACAAATGATCGCATGGTGGGTGTGGCTCAATGCTTCAAACGCAATCCGAACAACGGATCCATCACCAATCTGCGCACATCCACATGGCAGGCGGTTGCGCATCTGATCAATGCTTACGCCGCCGCGCTACCTGTGCGGCTGGAAACGTCCGCAGATCGTGCCCGCTGGATGCTGGGCCTTAACGGCTATCTTGTTCCCGCCATTGCTCAAGTGACCACCGCCGATTCAGACGCGGCATCTGCATCCGCGCTTGCAGTGACGACTCAGACAATTCTCGATGAAACAGCGCGTTACGTAGAACACTATGGTTACAATCCAACCGGACTGTTTATGCCGGGCCCTGACTTTGTCTCGGTTGCTTCAGGTGCGACGCGAGACGTACCTTTTGAAGACCTGCGCCGAACTGACTGGCTGTTCGGCGACGTAAATGGCGGTCTCTCCTTGAATGGGACGATCCAATCAGCGAGCGTGCCGGCTGCAAATACCAGTCAATTGTCCATCCGCATGAATGCCTCTTCGGTGAGTGTGACTGTTGCGACTGGCTTTCGCGGGTCAAGCTGGTTTGACTACGTCACGCGAAGTTCCGCGGGCGAAGACCGAACAGCAAGAGTTTACGTGCGCGCATATTGAACCCGAGGCGATCAACTACAGGTTCGGGCAGATGCGACTGGGGCTGTTAGACCAGCCCCAGTCGCACCATCTCTGCCTCAACCGCCTCGGCATCCCCCAAAAAGTGAAATGCATTCCAGCCCAGCCGCCGTGCCGTTTCGAC is a genomic window of Novosphingobium sp. MMS21-SN21R containing:
- a CDS encoding SDR family NAD(P)-dependent oxidoreductase, whose amino-acid sequence is MNDMLIFGMGYTAQVLAARLRAAGWRVRGTGSAGDIAFADRAALRGALASATHVLSSVPPVRGGGDAVLEAYGADIVGCGARWVGYLSSTGVYGDAGGAWVDESAPVGQGRRTARAEADLGWQALDARVRVFRLPGIYGPGRSALDRVAEGRAHRIAITDQVFSRVHVEDIVSGVIASFDGPAGVYNLADDLPCSQNAVIEEAARLLGVAPPPMQSLEEANLSPLALAFYAENRRVANGKARRVLGWNPAFPTYREGLRALSASTRPAIASKAPAAASKDQR
- the pgeF gene encoding peptidoglycan editing factor PgeF produces the protein MSAHALTHPLLNGAAHGFLGRRGGVSTGDLAGLNVSYSEDDPALTSENRALAVEAVLPGARLQTCYQIHSADVVTVSEPWADADRPRADALVTDRPGVVLGVLTADCAPVLFLDAQAGVIGAAHAGWKGAFTGVTDATLDAMQALGAARANIAAVVGPCIAQKSYEVDAGFETRFLEQAPENERFFRAGSEGHAWFDLEGYVASRLRDAGVGKVGMLGEDTYAQEARFYSFRRATHRKEPGYGRQISLIGLRPA
- a CDS encoding glutathione S-transferase — protein: MTLPILYSFRRCPYAMRARLALAVSGTVCELREVKLSAKPAAMLAASPKGTVPVLVLPDGTVIDQSLDVMRWALAQSDPEGWLSRDDPALIERNDGAFKHDLDRYKYPERHGSDALAHRTSGIAFLRDLDARLAVHGQLNGEERGLADMAIMPFVRQFASVDAVWFAGLDLPHVQRWLGGHVESALFAAVMGKFPPWAEGDAVVRVEISTSSVG
- the pepN gene encoding aminopeptidase N gives rise to the protein MNDLSSAPFAPPPVTHRADYRPPEWLVPEIALDFALSLSATAVQSTLKVGKNPAGEGSSQLRLNGDSLEPKAVTVDGHPHNDWHMDGTDLVIELPGDAHDVGIETLLDPSANTQLSGLYASNGLLCTQCEAEGFRRITFFPDRPDVLSVYSVRMSGDKGAFPVLLSNGNPTASGEGENGTHWAEWHDPWPKPSYLFALVAGDLVANRDSFTTISGRKVNLAIYVRAGDEERTAHAMRSLIASMKWDEDVYGREYDLDDFNIVAVSDFNAGAMENKGLNVFNTRYILADPETATDGDYDAVEGVVAHEYFHNWSGNRVTCRDWFQLSLKEGFTVLRDQQFSADRGSAPVKRIEDVRILRAAQFPEDSGPLAHPIRPDSYQEISNFYTATVYNKGAEVIRMMTVLTGMERFLKGTTLYFDRHDGEAATCEDFVQAIEDGAEIDLKQFRRWYEQAGTPKVGVTMGYEGGSGGGKVTLTLSQTMNPTPGQPVKQPMVIPLRTALFDRASGKHSGEQLLVLTEPTQTFTFDGFIATPVLSINRGFSAPVEITAPITADDLVFLAAHDDDPFARYEAMQQLIVRHLVAAISGVISDAERAAGRAAIGDAMGAILDDAALDDLMRGELLILPGEAYLAEQLTRADPTRIFAERESLKRWLGETLKAKWLALHDRCSAVPYSLDAAARGARKLKTQALVYLAPADPAEAAARAKAQYDAATNMTDRQSALMVLCSLDAPEREVALADFHARFDGNMLVIDKWFSLQAGSLHPGATSHVKALAQHPDFTMTNPNRVRALWMAYAVNAQAFHKEGGEGYRLIADLILKLDPINGNVAARFVSSLGRWKKVDEGRAALMRAELERIAAEPSLSRDVREQVTKSLEA